Proteins from a genomic interval of Zingiber officinale cultivar Zhangliang chromosome 1B, Zo_v1.1, whole genome shotgun sequence:
- the LOC121969326 gene encoding protein PAT1 homolog 1-like, protein MEGLDAEGNLRIDGIGKYSAGGSDNILFDASQYSFFGKDDMEEVVLGGLEDDDYFGSLVGLEQSKFSSLGDKEIESLGSLSEIDDLATTFRKLNRVVNEPRSVGVIGDRGSFSRENSSNADWIQETDFPRWIDHQILDVEDVQENKRWSSQPLVTPSQFDELKPLYRTSSHPHQLQHLHSVESISVPKSSFTSYPPPGGQSLPLTRHSSLPSVGIADQISGPLPYSSSLNQLGGLHPGLHYHPSMQFKHPGVSSTSMPRNYLINHSDLFVRENHGLLPNLFPQHLLPQGGLISPQFLSQQQQQRLLQQSLANFSHLQSNLFNRYNHPHMMNNFESVSGMPHFRDNRSKSSHRGKHMSQQSETGSSKSDSGFQFRSKYMSGQEIESILKMQHAATHITDPYHDDYYHQACLAKKSSSLRLKHRFCPSAIKDPPSRSRSNNESHAYVQVDGLGRVPLSSVRRPRPLLEVDMPSASSDDQKSSIKPLEQEPMLAARITIEDCIGLLLDVDDIDRVLQANQPQDGGLQLKRRRQVLLDVIAGSLQLVDPFGAGKSDNSTAFAPKDDLVFLRVVSLAKGRKLISRYLHLLLPGSHPTRVVCMAIFRHLRILFGGLPTDPSAAETTINLSKTVSSCMHNMELSALGACLAAVVCSSEQPPLRPIGSSAGDGASIIIKCVLNRATELLMDPHAASNYSFSNRTLWQASFDAFFGLLTTYCLSKYDSIMQMLLVQAAGTTIIGPEANITISKEMPVELLRASLPHTNEHQRKIILEFAQRSMPITDAGTHGGQNRPENSESVPG, encoded by the exons ATGGAAGGGCTTGATGCGGAAGGAAACCTCAGGATCGATGGCATCGGGAAATACTCTGCCGGTGGATCAG ATAATATTCTGTTTGATGCTTCACAGTATTCATTCTTTGGTAAGGATGACATGGAGGAAGTTGTGTTAGGTGGTTTGGAAGATGATGATTACTTTGGAAGTCTTGTTGGTCTTGAGCAATCCAAGTTCTCTTCTCTTGGTGATAAAGAA ATTGAAAGCTTAGGGTCCTTATCCGAGATTGATGACCTTGCAACAACCTTTAGAAAG CTGAACAGAGTTGTCAATGAACCAAGGAGTGTAGGCGTTATTGGTGATAGAGGTTCTTTTTCTAGAGAAA ATTCTTCTAATGCGGACTGGATACAAGAAACTGATTTTCCAAGATGGATTGATCACCAGATATTGGATGTTGAAGATGTTCAGGAGAACAAACGGTGGTCGTCACAGCCACTTGTTACTCCATCTCAGTTTGATGAACTAAAGCCGCTGTATCGTACTTCTTCTCATCCACACCAACTGCAGCATCTTCACTCTGTTGAATCCATCTCTGTCCCCAAGTCATCTTTCACTTCCTACCCTCCACCAGGGGGACAAAGTCTACCTCTAACTCGCCATTCAAGTTTGCCATCTGTGGGTATAGCAGACCAGATATCTGGTCCGCTGCCTTATTCTAGTTCTCTAAATCAGTTGGGAGGATTGCATCCTGGGCTGCACTATCATCCAAGTATGCAGTTCAAACATCCTGGTGTCTCATCTACTAGCATGCCTAGAAATTACTTGATCAATCATTCTGACCTCTTTGTAAGGGAGAATCACGGCCTGTTGCCTAATTTATTTCCTCAACATTTACTTCCGCAAGGTGGTTTAATTTCACCACAGTTTTTGTCACAGCAACAACAGCAgagattgctccagcaatctcttgCCAATTTCTCCCACCTGCAATCTAACTTATTCAACCGATATAATCACCCTCACATGATGAACAACTTTGAGTCAGTTAGTGGTATGCCTCATTTTAGAGACAATAGATCAAAATCATCTCACAGAGGGAAACACATGTCTCAACAGTCAGAGACTGGCAGCTCGAAGAGTGATAGTGGTTTTCAATTCAGATCAAAGTACATGTCCGGCCAAGAAATAGAAAGCATTTTGAAAATGCAGCATGCGGCAACACATATCACTGACCCTTACCATGATGATTACTACCATCAAGCTTGTCTTGCAAAAAAGTCATCTAGTTTAAGACTTAAGCATCGGTTTTGTCCATCAGCAATAAAGGATCCTCCATCACGGTCACGTTCTAATAATGAATCCCATGCATATGTTCAGGTTGATGGACTTGGGAGAGTTCCATTATCTTCAGTTCGCAGGCCTCGCCCTCTCCTTGAGGTTGATATGCCATCTGCATCAAGTGATGATCAGAAATCCTCTATAAAGCCTCTTGAACAGGAGCCTATGTTGGCTGCGAGAATCACAATTGAAGATTGTATTGGCCTTCTCCTGGATGTGGATGATATCGATCGAGTTCTACAAGCTAACCAACCACAAGATGGTGGGTTGCAACTGAAGAGGAGAAGGCAGGTTCTTCTTGATGTCATTGCTGGATCACTCCAACTTGTTGATCCATTTGGTGCTGGTAAATCTGATAACTCAACAGCTTTCGCCCCAAAGGATGACCTTGTTTTCTTACGTGTCGTTTCTCTTGCAAAAGGCAGAAAGCTCATATCACGCTATCTTCACCTTCTACTTCCTGGAAGCCATCCAACTAGAGTAGTCTGTATGGCCATTTTCCGCCACCTTAGGATTTTGTTTGGTGGTCTACCAACAGATCCCAGTGCAGCAGAAACAACCATCAATCTGTCCAAAACTGTGTCTTCATGTATGCACAATATGGAACTTAGCGCACTTGGTGCTTGCCTAGCTGCAGTAGTATGTTCATCTGAACAACCACCACTCCGTCCTATTGGGAGTTCAGCTGGTGATGGAGCCAGCATAATTATAAAGTGTGTTCTCAATAGAGCTACGGAACTTCTGATGGACCCTCATGCTGCAAGCAACTACAGTTTTTCCAACCGAACCCTATGGCAGGCATCATTTGATGCTTTCTTTGGGCTTCTAACTACATATTGCCTGAGCAAATACGACAGTATAATGCAAATGCTGCTTGTGCAAGCAGCTGGTACTACAATTATAGGCCCTGAAGCCAACATCACTATTAGCAAAGAGATGCCTGTGGAGCTGTTACGTGCAAGTCTTCCTCACACCAACGAACATCAGCGGAAGATAATACTTGAGTTTGCCCAGAGGTCCATGCCTATTACTGACGCTGGTACTCATGGAGGTCAGAACAGGCCTGAAAATTCCGAGTCAGTTCCAGGATGA
- the LOC121969341 gene encoding lipoyl synthase 1, chloroplastic-like: MLQKSLANPLLSPIPICLTKPRSKNSGSLLACVRSEAVGASKRAEAMPGPAPSKLFESPAAVAAGSYPGGMGPHTGRDPTVKKPEWLRQRAPQGEKYRMLQESLSELKLNTVCVEAQCPNIGECWNGGGGAGGEVDGIATATIMLLGDTCTRGCRFCAVKTSRNPAPPDPMEPEKTARAIANWGVDYVVLTSVDRDDLPDGGSGHFAETVKALKKLKPEILVECLTSDFRGDFEAVSLLVDSGLDVFAHNIETVRRLQRIVRDLRAGYEQSLSVLKHAKIHKEGMVTKSSIMLGLGESDEEVKEAMADLRAIDVDILTLGQYLQPTPLHLTVKEYVTPEKFVFWKEYGESIGFRYVASGPLVRSSYRAGELFVQNLVKGSKTSAERSDTKLHENNESLHL, translated from the exons ATGTTGCAGAAGTCTCTCGCCAATCCTCTACTTTCGCCGATCCCAATCTGTCTCACGAAGCCTAGATCGAAGAATTCAGGGAGTTTGCTCGCTTGTGTTCGATCTGAGGCGGTAGGTGCTTCGAAGAGGGCCGAGGCGATGCCCGGTCCGGCGCCATCGAAGCTGTTCGAATCGCCGGCGGCGGTGGCCGCAGGGTCGTATCCGGGCGGAATGGGACCACACACTGGCCGTGATCCGACAGTAAAGAAGCCGGAGTGGCTCAGGCAGAGGGCGCCTCAGGGGGAGAAGTACAGGATGCTGCAGGAGTCGCTCTCAGAGTTGAAGCTGAACACGGTTTGCGTGGAGGCGCAGTGCCCCAACATTGGAGAG TGTTGGAATGGAGGGGGAGGAGCTGGTGGGGAAGTCGATGGTATTGCAACAGCCACAATTATGCTTCTAGGAGATACATGCACCCGCGGGTGTAGATTCTGTGCCGTTAAGACCAGCAGAAACCCAGCGCCACCAGATCCCATGGAGCCTGAGAAGACAGCAAGGGCAATTGCTAATTGGGG AGTGGACTATGTTGTTCTTACGAGTGTTGATCGTGATGACCTACCTGATGGTGGAAGTGGCCACTTTGCTGAGACAGTAAAAGCTCTGAAG AAACTCAAACCTGAAATATTGGTGGAGTGTTTAACTTCTGATTTTCGAGGTGATTTTGAGGCTGTTTCATTGTTGGTGGATTCTGgccttgatgtatttgcccacaACATAGAAACTGTTAGGCGATTGCAAAGAATTGTCAGGGATCTTCGAGCAGG GTATGAGCAGAGTCTATCGGTCCTAAAGCATGCAAAGATACACAAGGAAGGGATGGTGACTAAGTCTTCCATTATGCTCGGTCTTGGCGAGTCAGATGAGGAGGTGAAGGAAGCAATGGCTGATTTAAGGGCCATTGATGTTGATATTCTTACATTGGGCCAATACTTGCAG CCAACACCGTTACACTTGACAGTCAAAGAGTATGTGACTCCTGAGAAGTTTGTCTTCTGGAAAGAGTATGGAGAATCTATTGGCTTCCGTTATGTTGCTAGTGGACCTCTG GTCCGGTCTTCTTACAGAGCGGGAGAGCTCTTTGTTCAGAATTTGGTGAAAGGTTCTAAGACATCTGCTGAGAGAAGTGACACAAAATTGCACGAGAATAATGAATCTCTCCATCTGTAA
- the LOC121969347 gene encoding uncharacterized protein LOC121969347 isoform X2 yields MESSSSDSDRDEGFEADMEALRRACLRNGANAADAADVGSDSDAYSDPESSGSDDIGLLCRLKERFSSPLPSTHLPPFIKPLNILLPDGLGGGDDDNDDDLETLRAIQRRFAQYKSDSLEGKPEKCLEEVESISTDVISGPETPNRSMEFFKEHGHNDTQLKPVNYEACNSNVRSFGPSMFPQSVQNFVVALKRNRLYQKFIRRKLIEIEANIEKNKELKKRVKCLMDFQTTCKRKVTMTTCQKKDPRVVLISAKKTMPDKSSKAMLKKVPALCFGPDENSHVSTYRMVLERFPVSLNKRPWSKIEKDNLAKGIKQQYQEMLLLNSMNMESDKECTSDSNLMSAVTLSHLEFTPEMCRSFIPMVNWDRLASMYILGRSGAECEARWLNCEDSMINHEPWTAEEDKKLLFILQERGIYNWIEISITLGTHRTPFQCLVRYQRSLNPHILNKDWTEEEDAQLRAAVENYGENNWQIVASCLEGRLGNQCSNRWSRTVNPARKKVGRWSVDEDKLLKVAVKLFGAKNWVKIAQFIPGRTQIQCRERWLNCLDPSLNLQPWTAEEDIKLLDAVAIHGNCWSKIATCIPPRTDNQCRRRWKILCPEELLMLQSATQIKKSALISNFVSRERERPAIGTKDFTSVLGSTMVQKIAGPKVRKRKLRDDQPKKLTTRTRKVKGNSEKVNFINRDNIPRKSRSKSIRHCKDNATEDCMRNTTANILPENAETVIVVSLTAGQGMCLEKTMDKSLSENPRTSNINSKVSALANSTPDGTSNPSVDAAPDENQSTSIINSKVPALANSAADKRFNSLADEAANDLPLVLCLNATSSVDTKRKRKKASENLYTSRINSRSPSIESLTDCIANSSVDIRRKITSNGNITRSSKASTNLLHISQVQKSCEENVVELGVPNTSELVPPDLHSFGANSNTSIPECVSWPTKKRKRSKPQGALARVSDDNNLLASGVDTSVVRDTERAMSMGSSLKGPAEDGQMQNSHELCQETNTQSEEANRPTIYNDSNDYLFLSTFCNMEKGKLGCTIKTKSAQTANSTIIQSTDVSIDGVGDVSPAMLHGSAKGKQSRILTEEETRTNADSSKQGALPDTNVQDDDCYLSTFYERVKRHHRDKSRKITIWEEVN; encoded by the exons ATGGAGTCCTCCTCTTCTGATAGCGATCGCGACGAGGGCTTTGAGGCGGATATGGAGGCCCTGCGGAGGGCTTGCTTGCGTAACGGTGCCAACGCCGCCGACGCCGCCGACGTCGGCTCTGACTCTGATGCCTACTCCGACCCTGAGAGCAGCGGGAGTGATGACATAGGCCTCCTCTGTCGCCTAAAGGAGCGCTTCTCTTCTCCGCTCCCCTCTACGCATCTACCGCCCTTCATCAAGCCTTTGAACATTCTTCTGCCAGATGGCTTAGGTGGTGGTGacgatgataatgatgatgatttGGAAACCCTTCGTGCTATCCAGAGGAGGTTTGCACAGTATAAGAGCG ATTCTTTAGAAGGAAAGCCTGAGAAATGTCTCGAAGAAGTTGAAAGTATTTCCACTGATGTTATTTCTGGACCAGAAACTCCAAATAGGTCTATGGAGTTCTTTAAAGAACATGGGCACAATGATACTCAATTGAAACCTGTAAATTATGAAGCATGCAATTCGAATGTTAGGAGTTTTGGGCCCTCAATGTTCCCCCAATCTGTTCAAAATTTTGTTGTTGCTCTCAAGAGGAACAGATTGTATCAAAAGTTTATTAGGAGGAAGCTGATAGAAATTGAAgcaaatattgaaaaaaataaggAACTGAAAAAACGAGTTAAATGTCTTATGGACTTTCAGACTACATGCAAAAGGAAGGTGACGATGACTACATGCCAAAAAAAGGATCCTCGTGTCGTATTAATATCTGCAAAGAAGACCATGCCTGACAAATCTTCAAAG GCAATGTTGAAGAAAGTTCCTGCTTTATGTTTTGGCCCAGATGAGAACTCTCATGTTTCTACATATAGAATGGTACTTGAAAGATTCCCCGTTTCACTTAATAAACGACCATGGTCAAAGATTGAGAAAGACAATCTTGCAAAAGGAATAAAGCAACAGTATCAAGAGATGCTGCTTTTGAACTCAATGAATATGGAAAG TGACAAAGAGTGCACATCAGATTCAAATCTAATGTCTGCAGTGACACTAAGTCATCTCGAATTCACACCTGAAATGTGTAGGTCATTTATACCAATGGTAAATTGGGATCGTTTAGCTTCCATGTATATCTTGGGGCGTTCAGGTGCAGAATGTGAAGCAAG GTGGTTGAACTGTGAGGATTCTATGATCAATCATGAACCTTGGACAGCAGAGGAGGATAAGAAGCTTCTATTTATTTTACAAGAAAGGGGCATTTACAATTGGATAGAAATTTCAATCACATTGGGTACACATCGAACACCATTCCAATGCTTAGTACGTTACCAACGGAGTCTTAATCCTCATATTCTTAACAAGGACTGgacagaggaagaagatgcacagcTTCGTGCAGCTGTAGAGAACTATGGCGAAAATAACTGGCAGATCGTAGCTTCTTGCTTAGAAGGACGTTTGGGTAATCAATGTTCTAATCG GTGGTCCAGAACCGTTAACCCTGCAAGGAAGAAAGTAGGCAGGTGGTCAGTCGATGAGGATAAACTGCTAAAAGTAGCAGTGAAGCTATTTGGGGCAAAAAATTGGGTTAAGATAGCTCAGTTTATACCAGGTCGGACCCAGATACAAtgtcgagaaag GTGGCTTAACTGTTTGGATCCATCCTTGAATTTACAACCTTGGACTGCAGAAGAGGATATCAAGCTCTTAGATGCTGTTGCAATTCATGGAAATTGTTGGTCCAAAATTGCTACTTGCATTCCTCCACGCACTGACAACCAATGCAGAAG GAGATGGAAGATTCTTTGCCCTGAAGAATTGCTCATGCTTCAATCTGCAACGCAGATAAAGAAGAGTGCGCTTATTTCTAATTTTGTAAGCCGAGAAAGAGAGCGACCAGCAATTGGTACTAAGGACTTTACGTCTGTTCTTGGTTCTACTATGGTTCAGAAAATTGCCGGTCCAAAAGTAAGGAAGAGAAAGCTAAG GGACGATCAACCTAAGAAGTTGACAACTAGGACCAGAAAAGTCAAAGGAAACTCAGAAAAGGTTAATTTCATAAACAG GGATAATATACCAAGAAAGTCCAGATCTAAATCCATAAGGCACTGTAAAGATAATGCAACTGAAGATTGTATGAGAAATACAACAGCCAATATACTGCCAGAGAATGCAGAAACTGTAATTGTTGTAAGCTTGACTGCTGGGCAAGGTATGTGCCTTGAGAAGACAATGGATAAAAGTTTGAG TGAAAATCCAAGGACCTCAAATATCAACTCCAAAGTATCTGCTCTAGCAAATTCAACACCAGATGGCACATCTAATCCTTCAGTTGATGCTGCTCCTGATGAAAATCAAAGTACCTCAATTATCAACTCCAAAGTACCTGCTCTAGCAAATTCAGCAGCAGATAAAAGATTTAATTCTTTAGCCGATGAAGCGGCTAATGATTTGCCTCTTGTTTTATGTTTGAATGCTACTTCTAGTGTGGAcactaaaaggaaaagaaagaaagcaAG TGAAAATCTATATACATCGAGGATCAACTCCAGATCACCTTCTATAGAGAGTTTGACAGATTGCATAGCCAATTCTTCGGTTGATATTAGAAGGAAAATCACTTCCAATGGGAATATTACAAGGAGCTCGAAAGCAAG TACGAATCTACTCCACATATCTCAAGTACAAAAATCTTGTGAGGAAAATGTTGTAGAACTTGGCGTGCCCAATACTTCCGAACTTGTTCCTCCTGATTTGCATTCTTTTGGTGCTAATTCTAATACTTCTATCCCAGAGTGTGTCAGTTGGCCAACCAAGAAAAGGAAAAG AAGTAAGCCACAAGGTGCTCTAGCTCGTGTAAGTGATGACAACAATTTACTGGCGTCTGGGGTTGATACTTCTGTTGTCCGTGACACTGAGAGAGCAATGAGTATGGGCTCAAG TTTAAAAGGGCCTGCTGAAGACGGTCAAATGCAGAACTCTCA TGAACTTTGCCAGGAAACAAACACACAATCTGAAGAAGCTAACAGACCTACCATATATAATGACAGCAATGACTATTTGTTTCTTTCAACATTTTGTAATATGGAAAAAGGAAAACTGGGTTGTACAATTAAGACAAAGAGCGCACAAACTGCAAATTCAACTATTATACAGTCTACGGATGTTAGTATTGATGGCGTTGGCGATGTATCTCCAGCCATGCTTCATGGGAGTGCCAAAGGAAAACAGTCACGTATACTTACTGAAGAGGAAACAAGGACTAATGCTGATTCATCTAAGCAAGGAGCTCTACCGGATACCAATGTCCAAGATGATGATTGCTATCTTTCCACATTTTATGAGCGAGTGAAAAGACACCATCGtgacaagtcaagaaaaat TACAATCTGGGAGGAAGTTAACTGA